In Truepera sp., the sequence AACGCCGGCGCGCTCGGCCATCCCGACGTGCGCCGTGATGACCTCGATAACCGCGCTTACCAGGTCACTTTCGTGCGGCGCTTCGCCCAAGCATCTGCACGTGCCCAAGAGTGCTGCACGAGCGTGCGCGAGTTCGTTGCTGGTCGCAGCTTGCAGGAAGAGCGGTAGGGCCTCCGCAGGGGCCTGCCACGCGAGGCGCTGCAGCGCGGCCGTTGCGCGCCGCGACGGCCAGCCGCCGCCATGCACACTTACCGCCCGTCGCCACCCGCGGCTCCCCCTGACGCGGCTCGCGACGGCGATGTCGTTAGCAGTGATTCCGGTTTCGTGTAGCGCTAGCCTCACCGCCACCGCAGCTTCGCCCGTCAACTCGCGCAGCACGGCCGCCGCCGCCTCGCTCGCTGCCACGAGATCGCGTCTTCGCACGCTTGGTTGCGCCTCGCCGCTGGCTCCGCGCACCCAGGCCAGTTCCCACTCCCCGGCCCTGCGCCTGACCGCGGCGGCCGAGAACGCTTCGCCGGCCAGTAGGCCAACGTGGAGGACGGCCATGATGGCCAATGCGACGGCGACGCCACCGAGGGCGAGTTCGAGTGACCACCAAGCCCGCACCGGGTTGAGCGTCTCGCCGAACCACAGCACCAAGCCGCCCATCGTCGCCATCACGGCCACCGCCGCGATCACCGTCGAGAGGAACACGGCGACTACTCTCGGCCTTTGCATTCACCCCTCGGCAGCGCCGGCCGCGCGCTCTACGCGGGCCATCAACACACTGACGTCCACCGGTTTCGTGATGATGTCGACGGCGCCCGCCGCGAACGCCCGACGTGTCTGTTCGGCCCGCACCAAGTTGGACACGACGACGACCGCCAACCCGTGCTTCCCGAAGTCAGCTACGCGGTCGAGCCCGTTACCGTCCGGCAAGTGGATGTCCAGCAGCACGACGTCGGCCGCAGGACTTACCGCAAGCGCGGCAAGCGCCGAGTTGAGGTTGGAGAACTCCGTTACCGACCAACCTGCGCGCCCGAACACCTGCTGCACGATCAGCCGGAACGCCAAACTATCATCGACGACCCACAAGCCGCGCTTTGGCACCGCGTAACCCTCGCTCATTGATTGCTGCATGTTACAGCGTGTGCTCGCGAACGAGAAGACGACGCCGCTGAGCTACCCGCTCCCCTCCGCGTAACGGCGGCGTCACGCCTGAGTCCGTAGCCTCGCCCCGTACATCATCGTTGCGAAGGAGGAGGCTCATGTACCTGATCGTCGGAGCAACCGGATCTCTCGGAGGGCAGGTCGCCAAGGCCATCCTGGCCAGGGGTGAGCGGGTGAGGGCGGTCGTAAGGCCGGAGTCGAGCTCACCGTTGCGGCGCACGGGGCGCTTCACCGACCCCGGCGAACTCAGGGCGCTGGGCGCGGAGCTGGTCGAGGCGGACCTCAAGCGACCGGAGTCGTTCGACTCGCACCTAGTGGGGGTCAAGTCGGTGCTGATGACGGCGTCCGGAACCAAACGGGCGCCTCCGGATTCGACCGCGGCCATCGACGCTAACGGCGCCGCGGGGTTGGCTGCAGCCGCCAAGCTGGCAGGCGTCGAGCACTTCGTCTACATGTCGGCGCGCGGCACCGGCCCCGACGCTCCCGAACTGATCCGCGCGAAGTGGGAAGGCGAGAACGCCATCCGCGCGACCGGCCAGACGGCCACGTTCGTGCGGCCGGCGATGTTCATGCAGGATTGGATCGGTTTCGTGCTAGGGGCGCAACTCCAGGGCGGCACGCGCATCCAACTCATGGGCGAGCACGACGCGGCCAAGTGGTTCGTCGACGAGGGCGACGTCGTCAAGCTGCTCACCGAGATCCTCTTGGCGGGGCCGCCTGACTCGGGAGAGTCGACCACCGTGATGGAGTACGCCACCGACAGGGCTTCGCATGGCGAGATCATCGCAAGGATGGCGCGCATCTCGGGCGTCCCGCTCACCGTCGAGCGGCTTCCTATCGGTCAGCCGGTAACGACCGTGGCGGAGCCGGCCGCCGGGGCGCTCACGCACTTGCTGGCCGTGGCCGCCGCGACGCCGCCGGCTGAGAGCTTGCCGCCGGAGGTGACGCAGCGCTACGGCATAAGGCCACGGACCATCGACGACTTCTTGCAGAGGATGCTCGCGGCGGCGCCCTCCTAGACGAGCGCGAGCCGCGTGTAGCCACCGGAGCCGGCGGCCTCACGCCGGCTCCACCTCGGGTTGACGAATCCCGCGCTTCCGCGTGGCCAGCACGAAGATCGACGTGGCGTAGGCGATGACTACCCCGAGCGACACCATAGTCAACCTGCTCTCCGGGAACAACCACCAGAACAGGGTCACGAGCCCCGTCCGCAGGATCGCGTGGATGGTTCCGATGGGGTGACCGATGACCCATGAGAACACGATCCAATGAAGCCCCAAGCCGATGCCCAAAGTGAGCGGCAGGTACTGCGGGTCCAAGAACACCACCGTGAAGTGCACGGCCCAGAGGAGGTTCACCATCAACACGGACATCCCCATGAGCTTCGCAAGCGGGTTGGTATTACCGATCAGTGACTCGCCAAGAGGCTGGGAGAGAAGCATGGCGAGAGGAAACATGGTGCCGGATCCGAACAGCAGAACGAGGTTCGCCGTTCGCTGCGGCAGGAACAGCGCCGCAATACCGACTATCGTCCAGACGACGGCGCCTGCTATCGGCAAGGCAAGCGAGCGTCCGGCCTGGCGCTCATAATCTGCTCTGAGTGCAACCAGATGATCCTGCATCGTCTTCCTCCGGAAAGTCCCCGAAGAAGGTATCACAAGGGCTAACTCGCCCGCTTCTCTCAGAGGCTACTCGTCCAGCAGGGGGATATCGGCCCGCACGACGTAGCGCGCGCCGGCAGGGTGGAGGTGGCTTCCGATCTTGTGACGGATTCAGGTAGCCGCTGCACTCACGTCATCCAGCCGCCGGAACGGCCGGAATGCTTCCCGGGAGCCTCGTCCATGCCTCTTGGTGCCAGCGCGCGTTAGCGGTAGTCGGTCCCCGAAGCGGTGCAGATGATGTCGACGGCTACCGGGTCCTTGTTCTTGTCGAGTACACTCACTATGCCTAGCAATTCAGCCTCTGCCTTGACCAGGCCGCCGCCGGACCTGAAGGTATCCGCCCTTATGTTCAAGCTCGAACTGGTTAGGTAGGAAGGGGTTTCAACGGCAAAGGTGATGTAAACGTCACGCTCGATAGTCTCGGTGACGGAGAGCGGTTCGGCGCCAGCCCGGAGCTCGAAGGTGTAGTACGACCCGCTTTTCGCGCGCGGGTAGAGCCCCACTCGCGCGGCTGGGCTTGTCTCCGACGGTCCGTTCGACTCGAGGTGGTACCTGAACCTGACCCGCAGGTAGCCATCCTGACCGACGAGCGTACGGTCCTCAGGGACCACGGCGATGAAGTCATGGGTCTCCGTTTTCGCGCCGCCGTTGTTGGACTGGGCTGAGACCTTGCGGTACGAAGGAGCGCTCGCCACGCCGTCGCCGTACTCGTCAAGCCGGATGCTCTCCTCACCCAGGATCTTCTCGCAAAGGTTCGGGTCGACGGTGCCCTCTCCTACGTTCACGGTCGCCTTCCCGTCAATGGCGACTTCTAGTGGGACGGGTAGGCTCATGCCGAAGAGCTTGGCGTGTACGAAGGCGTAGAAGGTCTGTTCGCCTTCGTGTTCTGGCAGGAAGTCGGTCTGGCACTCGAAGGTGGTCTGCCCGCTGCCGGCGGTGACGTCGACGCAGTTCGGGCGGCCGTTCTCGAGGGTGAAATCGCCGGCTCCTCCTTCCTTCTTCCACAAGATCTCGATCTTCTCTACGGAGTCGATGCCCAGGTAGGTGACTGGGTCGAGTTGGATGTGGAAGGTGGCAAGTTGGCCGAGTTCGTCGTCGCTGCCTGGTGTGACGCTGGTTGGGGTGATGATGAAGGTGCCTCTTGGCGATTGGGCGAGCGGCTCGTTGACGAGGTCGAAAGACAGTGCGTTGACCTTCAGTTTGAGGAGCTTGATGACCTTCTCGATGTCCTTGCCGATCTTGGCTTGGGCGAGCAGGCTTAGGTCGAAGGTGGACGCGTAGGCGGGGTTGGCTGCCTGGGCGTAGGTGGTGGCCAGGTCGAGCTTCTGTTTGGCGCTGGCGGTGAAGCGCAGCGCCTGGACGCGCAACCTCTTGGACCAGCGCGTGCCGATGGCGACGTCGGCGAAGGCGTAGGCCGAGAACTCGGCTTCGACGCGGAACTGCTCGTCGATGGCGGGGAACTTCGGTGTTACCTGCGCTTCCAGGCTGGCGTCACCGGTGGCGTAGTTGGTGCAGTCGCCGCCCGATGCGGGGCAGGTGAGGCCCATCTCGAGGCTCGCCTTGCCCGTGGCGCTGGTCTGCAGTCCGAGTTGCGCGAGGGCGAGTTTGCCCGTCAACTCGAAGCCGGTGCCGACAGGGACTTGCCCGCCGATGATGAAGGCCAGGGGTCCGCCGATGGGGATGGGGATCACGAAGAGTTCAACTTCGCACTTGAGTGAGCCCTCGAACGCAGCGGTGATGGTCGGTTCGAACTTGAAGGCGGCGTCGACGCTGCCGCTGGCGGCCAGCTTCTTGAGGCCACCCTCGGAAAGGTCGTAGTCGATGTCGAAGCTGAAGGACGGGTTGAGGGTGAAGGAGGGTGCGGCGGCGAGTTCGACGTTGAACGTCGTGTCGGTCGTGCATTCGAACGAGCCAAGCGCGGTGGTGCCGGTGACCTCAGTGGTGGTGAGCGTCGGCTGCGGGGCGCGGATCGCGACGAACTCCATGGCGCCGTCCGCCAACTCGCGCACTGCGTACGCCTCCTGGATCTCGTCGTTGATGACGGCCTCGACCTGGCTCAGGTCGAGGCTCTCGCTTACCTTGAGTGCCACGAAGAGCGCATCTAGCGTCACGATCTCGAGCGTCACGAGCTGTTTGGACTCTGGTTGTTTCGTGCTGGCAATTACTCGGCCGCCGACGGGCAATTCACCTGTGCCCACTACCAGGTCCCCAGCCTGCAGGGCGTCGACGCCGGTGAGCGTGACCTGGTATTGCCAGCCGAGGTCGTATTCGGCCTCGGGGTCGACGGGCTCGATCTCTCCGGCTACCTGATCGTCGGAGACGAGCACGGCGCCTGGCACCGGCTGCGCGACTACTATCAGAACGGGCGCCGACTCAAGGCCCTTGGCGCGAGCGACGACGTAGCCGGATCCCAAGGAGCCGGCTGCGGTGACTTTTCCGGCGTCGTCGACGCTAATGACATCGGCGTCGGAGTGCCAGGTGACCTCGTCTTCGGTGGTGTTGCCGCTGCCGTCGAGCACCACGGCCGACAGTTCGATCGAGTCACCCGGCGACGTCAGCAGCGCGTAACCTGGCTTCACCACTATGCGGCCGGTTGGCATCGGGGGTTGGGTCTGGGTGCAGGCGGCTAGAACAAGCGCTAGTAATGACAGGGCCGCGAAACGCCTCATCGCTTCCTCCTTGACCGGTGTCGGCTAGGTCGAGGCATCGTAGGGGGCCGGGCGTTACGCGGGCGTTACGCCCTCGTGGCGGGTCGGCCAGGGCATGCCGGACTGCTGCGGTAGCAACCAACCGCTTGGCTTGGCCGCCGGACGACCTCGCCTGCTTCTCTGGCGAGGCTACTCGTCCAGCAGGGGGATATCGGCCCGCACGACGTAGCGCGCGCCGGCAGGCTGGAGGTGGCTCTCGATGAGCTGCAGTTCAGTCACGGGCCACTCGCCGAACACCTGCAGCCGCGGCAGTCGCTCGGGCATCCGTTGCGGCACGCGGAACCTCGCCAGCGTGATGTGCGGCCGGAAGCGCTTCTCCTCAAGCGTGAAGCCGGAACGCTTTAGTTCGGCGGCCAGGGAAGACCGCATCGCGATCAGCGCGGGCACGTCGCCCGTGAGGCCGGCCCATAGCACCTTCGCGCGCTCCTCGTTCGGGAAGGCGCCAAGGCCCTGGGCGATGAGGCGCAGCGGCTCCGCGTAGCCCTCGGTGGCCACGTAAGCGGCTTCCTCGGCGTCCGCAACTCGCCGCTCCTCCACCTCGCCCAGGAAGGCCAGCGTGAGGTGGAAGTTCTCGGGCTTAACCCACTTCACGCCCCTGACGTCGGCGGCGGTGCCCACCCGGGCGAGGTTCGCACGCACGCTCTCGGGGATGGAAACAGCGATGAACAGTCGAGCCATCCGTTCACCATGGCGCAAAGCAGGGCGAGGCGGTGTCGCGCGCGCTCTCGCGACTTGATTCCCGTCACGTGCGTGTAGCCTGAGGCATGTTTCGGACATCGATCTACCCCGTCGTTGAAACCGGACGCGAATCCGCGGGCCACGCATGAAGAAGCTTGTCGTCATCGGCGGTGACGCCGCCGGCATGTCGGCCGCCGCGCGCGCCAGCCGCGGCGCGGAGCCGCCCGAGACGGTGGTGTTCGAGCGTGGCGAGTACACGTCCTACGCGGCATGCGGCCTGCCGTACCACGTGAGCGGCCTCATCACCGACCCGCAGGCGTTGGTGGCGCGCACGCCCGAGGAGCACCGCGCCAGCGGCATAGACGTGCGCATGCGGCAGGAGGTCTTGAGCATCGACCCCGAGGAGCGCTCGGTGACGGTGCGCTCCCTGGACGATGGGCGCACCTACCAGGAGAGCTACGACGAGCTGCTCATCGCCACGGGCGCCTCGCCCATCGTGCCGAAGCTTCCCAACGTGAACGCCAAGGGCGTGACGACCATCAAGACCATCCCCGACGCCGTCGCGCTGGACGCGCTCATCCGCGAACGCACTCCGCCGGCCGCCGTGGTCATCGGCGGCGGCTACATCGGCCTGGAGATGGCTGAGGCGCTGGTGGGTCGCGGCCTCGAGGTCACGCTCATCGAGATGCTGGAGCAGCCGATGGCGACGTTGGACCCCGACATGAGCGCGCGGGTGGCCGACGCGTTGCGGGAACTCGGCGTGTGCGTGCACCTGGGTGTCACCGCGACTGGTTTCGAGGTGGATGGTGAGGGTTGGGTGCGCGCCGTTGCCACCAGCTCGGGCGAGATTCCAGCGGAGTTGGTGGTGCTCGGGCTCGGCTTCCGGCCGAACGTGAGCCTGGCGGTGGGGGCGGGCGTTCCCCTCGGACCCAGCGGCGCCATCGCGGTGGACGCCCGCATGGCCACGCGCACGCCTCACGTGTGGGCGGCGGGCGACTGTGTGGAGAGCCTGAACCGCGTGAGCGGCGCGCCCGTCTGGGTGGCGCTCGGCACGCACGCCAACAAGCAGGGGCGGACGGCCGGCACGAACTTGAGCGGGACGCCGGCGCGTTTCGAGGGCGTCATAGGCACCGCCATCACGCGCGTCGGTGACGTCGAGATCGCGCGCACGGGCCTCAGTTCTCGCGAGGCGCAAGCCGCGGGCTTCGCGGCAGTGGCTAACACCATAGAGTCGGGAACCCGCGCTCACTACTACCCGGGCAGCGAGTCGCTAGCGGTGCGCGTGGTGGCGGAGCGGGGCAGCGGGCGGCTTCTCGGGGCGCAGATCGTCGGCGGGGCAGAGTCCGGCAAACGCATCGACGCGCTTGCCGTGGGCGTGTGGAACGGCATGACGGCCGCCGAGTTCAGCGGTCTCGACCTGGCGTACGCCCCGCCGTTCGCGCCCGTTTGGGACGCCATCCTCATTGCCGCGAGGCTCGCGGGGGAGAAGGCGTGGGAGTCGGAGCGACCGATTTCGACGCTGTAATCACTGCCCTGGAGCCGTTGGCCCAGGGCTTGGACGACGAACTGATAGCGCGGTTTCCCGGAGTGTGAGCCCTCTAGCCACATCAGTATGAGTTGGAAGTTCGAGCGTCCGTTGCCCGCACACGGCAGTAACCGTATCGTGTGCCGCTCCCCGGAACGTGTAACAGGGTTCCGTTGAACGTAGCCGTTCATACCTGCGGTGCGCCGCAGCCCACGGCAACACAAAAGTAGTTCGTACCGGGGTTGGGCAGTCTTGACATTCGACCCAATCGTCCACATAATGCGTCCAACGTAAGAAGTACTACAAGTAATGAGGGGGATGCATATGCGCGTTCGTAGCTGGACCGTAACGGCCTTCCTGTTCGCCTCGCTCCTTCTTGGGGCGGCTAGTAGCCAAGCCTACAGGGTTGGCGCCAAGGTGGCCCCCGGCACCCTCGTGGACTTTCCACTGGTCCAAACCGTTACTGGAGAGACCATAAAGAAGGGTCTGCCAACGGTGGTCATCTTCGCGAAGGTCAAGGGGTGTCCGCTCTGCGAGGCGGTGCCCGAGATTGCGACCAGCTGGATACGGAAGTACCAGAACCTGCAGGTCTTCGTGGTCGAGACCAGTTCACCGCGCGTAACGGTGGAAGCGTGGGCTCAGGAGCATGACGTTCCCATCGTCTTCGACGCCGACTCGAGCTTCAAGGATGCCTTCGAGACCAACCTCACGCTCCTGTATCTCCTGGACGAGAGTGGCATGGTTCGAGACAAGGTGCGCCCGAAAACCCGCCGGCAGTGGGTTGACTTCGATCACCAGCTTGCGCGCGCCGACAGCGGCGACTGGCAAGCGGTCGACGACAACGCCGTCGTCTTGCCGGTAATCGGCGGAGTGGCGCGCTCCTCACCAGTGGTTCCTCTCGGCACCGGCGCGCCCGCCCTTGTGATCGTCGGGGACGGTTATTGCAGCTTCTGCCGGGAGATCGTGTCGAGCGGTTTGCAGAAGGCGGTCAAGAGACTGCTCGACGAGCAGCCGGACATGGGCGTCTACCTTCTGGAGCCGAGCCTGGAGTCGATCGCTGAGGGGTTCTACGGTTTCGCGCCTTACGTTGACTACGGTCCCCGCGCGGTTTTCGCGGAGTACGCCGAGCTCTTCGGTGAAGAAGCCGCTGGCGCTGACATCATGAACTACTTGAGTACCGGGGAACCCCCTAAGGGCATGTTCGTGCCTACCACCGTGTGGCCTGACGATGGTTGGGCCGATGGGGTGAGCATCGTTCGCTACGAGGTCGGTGGACCCGATGATCCGGTCACCACGTGGGGTTACGGCGAGAAGGACTTCGGCGTGCTGGTGTTCGATGGTGAGGGCAGGTACCTTGGACCCGCACCATTCTTCACGGGTGAGACGGGCAACATGCTGGTTCTGACCGTCAAGAAGCTGCTCGGCATGCCGTAGCGATGAGACGCTGCCGTACTGCGGCTGGGCTGCGCCGACCGACCAGGAGCCGAAGGCTTCACCGGCGGGAGAGAAAACCGTGGTCGTTTAGTTGGCGTTTAGCAGGTGTTAGCAGTCTATTTCCTAGCCTCCTCTCACGGTTCCTACCAAGTTCGAACCGTCCGAGGAGGAAGGATGATGATGACTACCAGAGTTCAGCAACGGGCGGCTCTTCTAGCGAAGCTCATTCCATTGGTGGCCTTGCTGTCCTTGGGCCTGGCAGTGGGTCAGACCTACGTGTTCCAGCGATTGTTCGACGCTGAGACGCTGGACCCGCTCAACTACGACTCGCCGTGGGGTCAGAGCGTCATCGAGAACGTCTACGAGACCCTCTATGGCTACG encodes:
- a CDS encoding response regulator; amino-acid sequence: MSEGYAVPKRGLWVVDDSLAFRLIVQQVFGRAGWSVTEFSNLNSALAALAVSPAADVVLLDIHLPDGNGLDRVADFGKHGLAVVVVSNLVRAEQTRRAFAAGAVDIITKPVDVSVLMARVERAAGAAEG
- a CDS encoding FAD-dependent oxidoreductase, with the protein product MKKLVVIGGDAAGMSAAARASRGAEPPETVVFERGEYTSYAACGLPYHVSGLITDPQALVARTPEEHRASGIDVRMRQEVLSIDPEERSVTVRSLDDGRTYQESYDELLIATGASPIVPKLPNVNAKGVTTIKTIPDAVALDALIRERTPPAAVVIGGGYIGLEMAEALVGRGLEVTLIEMLEQPMATLDPDMSARVADALRELGVCVHLGVTATGFEVDGEGWVRAVATSSGEIPAELVVLGLGFRPNVSLAVGAGVPLGPSGAIAVDARMATRTPHVWAAGDCVESLNRVSGAPVWVALGTHANKQGRTAGTNLSGTPARFEGVIGTAITRVGDVEIARTGLSSREAQAAGFAAVANTIESGTRAHYYPGSESLAVRVVAERGSGRLLGAQIVGGAESGKRIDALAVGVWNGMTAAEFSGLDLAYAPPFAPVWDAILIAARLAGEKAWESERPISTL
- the thpR gene encoding RNA 2',3'-cyclic phosphodiesterase, which codes for MARLFIAVSIPESVRANLARVGTAADVRGVKWVKPENFHLTLAFLGEVEERRVADAEEAAYVATEGYAEPLRLIAQGLGAFPNEERAKVLWAGLTGDVPALIAMRSSLAAELKRSGFTLEEKRFRPHITLARFRVPQRMPERLPRLQVFGEWPVTELQLIESHLQPAGARYVVRADIPLLDE
- a CDS encoding HEAT repeat domain-containing protein: MQRPRVVAVFLSTVIAAVAVMATMGGLVLWFGETLNPVRAWWSLELALGGVAVALAIMAVLHVGLLAGEAFSAAAVRRRAGEWELAWVRGASGEAQPSVRRRDLVAASEAAAAVLRELTGEAAVAVRLALHETGITANDIAVASRVRGSRGWRRAVSVHGGGWPSRRATAALQRLAWQAPAEALPLFLQAATSNELAHARAALLGTCRCLGEAPHESDLVSAVIEVITAHVGMAERAGVARPFLAGVLTNAGDGTLAVCEELLASDLPEPIKAAALDALAIMQPEGAVAVVSSALLEGLTGEALAAALRTLAAIGVAPEECQTVILAATHHEDEGVRVQAAHALASVPPESGLPTLWRLLGDTSFEVRLAAAKAARDSGTKGWQMLLAAIELHPDRFARDSARIASWGDGDPAAAASGTPLSAAATLPAQAQA
- a CDS encoding NmrA family NAD(P)-binding protein, whose translation is MYLIVGATGSLGGQVAKAILARGERVRAVVRPESSSPLRRTGRFTDPGELRALGAELVEADLKRPESFDSHLVGVKSVLMTASGTKRAPPDSTAAIDANGAAGLAAAAKLAGVEHFVYMSARGTGPDAPELIRAKWEGENAIRATGQTATFVRPAMFMQDWIGFVLGAQLQGGTRIQLMGEHDAAKWFVDEGDVVKLLTEILLAGPPDSGESTTVMEYATDRASHGEIIARMARISGVPLTVERLPIGQPVTTVAEPAAGALTHLLAVAAATPPAESLPPEVTQRYGIRPRTIDDFLQRMLAAAPS